The genome window CGTGGGTCACCATGAGGACGCCCCGACCCTCGGCGGTGAGCTCCTTCAGGAGCTTTAAGAGATAGGACAGCGAGGCGGGGTCGAGGTGGTTCGTCGGCTCGTCGAAGAGCATGAGCCGTGCGCCCTGGGCCAGAGCCTGGGCCAGAAAGACCCTCTGGCGCTCGCCGCCCGAGAGCTCGCTGACCGGTCGGTCCGCCAGACGCACGATGTCGCAGCGGCGCAGCGCGTCTTCGGCGGCGGACTCATCAACGGGAGTGTAAGTGCCGAAATCCTTGAGGTAACTGTACCGCCCCAGAACGACCACCTGGCGGACCGTGTACCCCGGCGCATTCGGGAGCTCCTGGGTCAGCCAGGCCACGGTCCTCGCCCTCTCGGTCGCGCTCAGGGAATTCAACGGGCGACCGCAAAGGGTCACTTCCCCGACCTGTGCCGGTAGATAGCCGGCTGCGACCGCCAGGAGGGTGGATTTGCCGGAGCCGTTGGGGCCGACCAGCGCGGCGAATTCGCCAGACCCCACGGAGAGGTTCACCCCGTGGAGAACGTTATGCGAGGCCGAATACCCGGCGGTGATCCCGCGAAGGCGCAGAAGGTTGTCGTCGGGCATCGCGGCGGATTGATTTTCTTCGACCATTGATTTATGCGAGATAGACATGTGAATCGAGACGGCCTGCGTCGCGTTCAGCCGTCGGGGAGGGACGCTCGCGGGCCTGAATACCCACCCCCGCGAGACGGCCAAGGCCGTTACTAAATCGCCATGGGCCGGGCACGGATTGGCGCGCCGGGCAACGAGGGTAAGCGGCGACGCGTGTTTTAGAATATGTGCCCGATGGCCAGGTGGAGCTCCCAGTTGTCGGAGGTGTCCTTGAAATCCTCCGGCGCGTCGGGCGAGATGACGACGTTATTCCCCGGAGCGACGACGAAGCCCACGTCCAAGCGGACGGGGCCGATGGGGGTGACGTAGCGCACTCCGACGCCGACTCCCACTGCCAGGTCGGCCAGGTCCATATCGGAGATTTTACCCCAGACCATCCCCGTGTCCGCGAAAATTCCGAGGGAGAAATCGGTGTCCGGGATGTCCACCCGAAGCTCCGCGTTGCCCACCAGGGAAGCGACGCCGCCCAGGTTCACGC of bacterium contains these proteins:
- a CDS encoding ABC transporter ATP-binding protein produces the protein MVEENQSAAMPDDNLLRLRGITAGYSASHNVLHGVNLSVGSGEFAALVGPNGSGKSTLLAVAAGYLPAQVGEVTLCGRPLNSLSATERARTVAWLTQELPNAPGYTVRQVVVLGRYSYLKDFGTYTPVDESAAEDALRRCDIVRLADRPVSELSGGERQRVFLAQALAQGARLMLFDEPTNHLDPASLSYLLKLLKELTAEGRGVLMVTHDLNLAARHADRMAILSGGRIVACGGPEELVRPKLLREVYGAEINVVRHPVDGKPQILL